The following proteins are co-located in the Conyzicola lurida genome:
- a CDS encoding TetR family transcriptional regulator: MSAQPDDTAATVRRPRGRPRKTGAAVDTRAQIVKAAAAEFAANGYDTTSLRAIARRAGVDASLVHHYFDTKADLFAATVRAPVRPDRLVAAVLAGPADEIGVSLVRAVVDALDDPAAHRRVIRLLHTALGQEFAAVMLRQFVTREILARIAASVGGDDPELRASLAASQIVGLVVARYGLRIEPLASATAEEVARRVGPIVHWHLTGVAPLDSAERAGE; the protein is encoded by the coding sequence ATGAGCGCGCAACCGGACGACACCGCCGCTACCGTGCGGCGTCCCCGCGGCCGCCCCCGTAAAACGGGCGCCGCGGTCGACACCCGGGCGCAGATCGTAAAGGCCGCCGCGGCCGAATTCGCGGCGAACGGCTACGACACCACCTCGCTGCGCGCGATCGCCCGGCGGGCGGGCGTCGACGCGTCGCTCGTGCACCACTACTTCGACACGAAGGCCGATCTGTTCGCCGCGACCGTGCGGGCGCCGGTGCGTCCGGACCGGCTGGTCGCCGCGGTGCTCGCCGGCCCGGCCGACGAGATCGGCGTGAGCCTCGTCCGCGCCGTCGTGGACGCCCTCGACGATCCCGCGGCGCATCGCCGCGTCATCCGGCTGCTGCACACCGCCCTCGGTCAGGAGTTCGCGGCCGTGATGCTGCGCCAGTTCGTCACGCGCGAGATCCTCGCCCGCATCGCCGCGTCGGTCGGCGGCGACGACCCCGAGCTGCGGGCGTCGCTCGCGGCGAGCCAGATCGTCGGCCTCGTCGTCGCACGCTACGGGCTGCGGATCGAACCGCTCGCGAGTGCGACGGCCGAGGAGGTCGCGCGCCGCGTCGGGCCGATCGTGCACTGGCATCTGACGGGCGTCGCACCCCTTGACAGCGCGGAGCGCGCGGGCGAATAA
- a CDS encoding LemA family protein, producing the protein MEILIVIGVIVLLVIIVGVYLWTTYNGLVTLNVRVDEAWSDITVQLKRRADLLPNLIETVKGYAAHEKGVFEAVTKARAESISASTPAEASVAENHVQSALKSVFAVAEAYPQLQASQNYLQLQGELVDTEDKIQASRRFYNGGVRELNTKIKTFPNTLFVRGLGFTEREFFEVADAAAIAEPPRVQF; encoded by the coding sequence ATGGAAATCCTCATCGTCATCGGCGTCATCGTGCTGCTCGTCATCATCGTGGGCGTCTACCTGTGGACGACCTACAACGGTCTCGTCACCCTCAACGTCCGAGTGGACGAGGCGTGGAGCGACATCACGGTGCAGCTCAAGCGCCGTGCCGACCTGCTGCCCAACCTCATCGAGACGGTCAAGGGCTACGCGGCGCACGAGAAGGGCGTCTTCGAGGCGGTCACCAAGGCCCGCGCCGAGTCGATCAGCGCGTCGACCCCCGCCGAGGCGTCGGTCGCCGAGAACCACGTGCAGTCCGCGCTGAAGAGCGTCTTCGCCGTCGCCGAAGCGTACCCGCAGCTCCAGGCCAGCCAGAACTACCTGCAGCTGCAGGGCGAGCTCGTCGACACCGAGGACAAGATCCAGGCCAGCCGTCGCTTCTACAACGGCGGTGTGCGCGAGCTGAACACCAAGATCAAGACCTTCCCGAACACGCTCTTCGTGCGTGGCCTCGGCTTCACCGAGCGCGAGTTCTTCGAGGTCGCGGATGCCGCGGCGATCGCCGAGCCGCCGCGCGTGCAGTTCTAA
- a CDS encoding M48 family metalloprotease — MYRAIAANKRNTIFIIALFVIIIAVLGFVASLFMGGDPYLITGGTLLGAGVYSLIQYFAASGQALAISGAREIQKRDDPRLYRIVENLAITNGMPMPKVYIINDDAPNAFATGRDPKHAVVAATTGLLAIMEDDELEGVMAHELGHVQNYDIRVSTIVFGLVVAVGFIADILLRFSFFSGGNRNNNNGGGNPILLVLGIVALIVSPLVAGVVQAAVSRQREYLADATGAMTTRHPEALASALGKLAAYGRPVKRQNSSMAHMWISDPNKPGLIDKLFSTHPPIAERVERLHKIGGGF; from the coding sequence ATGTATCGCGCCATAGCCGCGAACAAGCGCAACACGATTTTCATCATCGCGCTCTTCGTGATCATCATCGCGGTGCTGGGGTTCGTCGCCAGCCTCTTCATGGGCGGCGACCCGTATCTCATCACCGGCGGCACGCTGCTCGGTGCGGGCGTCTACTCGCTGATCCAGTACTTCGCCGCGAGCGGCCAGGCGCTGGCGATCAGCGGCGCCCGCGAGATCCAGAAGCGCGACGACCCGCGGCTGTACCGCATCGTCGAGAACCTGGCGATCACGAACGGCATGCCGATGCCCAAGGTCTACATCATCAACGACGACGCGCCCAACGCCTTCGCCACCGGCCGCGACCCCAAGCACGCGGTCGTCGCCGCCACCACGGGCCTGCTCGCCATCATGGAGGACGACGAGCTCGAGGGCGTGATGGCGCACGAGCTCGGGCACGTGCAGAACTACGACATCCGCGTCTCGACCATCGTGTTCGGACTCGTCGTCGCCGTCGGCTTCATCGCCGACATCCTGCTTCGCTTCAGCTTCTTCAGCGGCGGCAACCGCAACAACAACAACGGCGGCGGCAACCCGATCCTGCTGGTGCTGGGAATCGTCGCACTCATCGTCTCGCCGCTCGTCGCGGGCGTCGTGCAGGCCGCGGTGTCTCGCCAGCGCGAGTACCTCGCCGACGCGACGGGAGCGATGACCACGCGTCACCCCGAAGCCCTCGCCTCGGCGCTCGGCAAGCTCGCCGCCTACGGTCGTCCGGTCAAGCGCCAGAATTCGTCGATGGCGCACATGTGGATCTCGGACCCGAACAAGCCCGGCCTGATCGACAAGCTGTTCAGCACCCACCCGCCTATCGCGGAGCGCGTCGAGCGCCTGCACAAGATCGGCGGCGGCTTCTAG
- a CDS encoding dienelactone hydrolase family protein — MTTVVIFHSALGIRRGELDAADRLRAAGHRVLVPDLYDGRVFDEYEPAMAWADEQPEGFRFERALAAVADEPDGFVVGGFSMGSSDAVYVATKRAVSGVLQFSGLNPLGWFGEGAAWPAGVDSQSHQMEEDPFRDPVEQQAMDDVTAAGGILELFFYPGSGHLFTDPTLPEEYDAGATELLWSRVLPFVDGR; from the coding sequence ATGACGACCGTTGTGATCTTCCACTCCGCGCTCGGAATCCGCCGCGGCGAACTCGACGCGGCAGACCGGCTCCGTGCCGCGGGACACCGGGTGCTCGTGCCCGACCTCTACGACGGACGCGTCTTCGACGAGTACGAGCCCGCGATGGCCTGGGCTGACGAGCAGCCCGAGGGTTTCCGTTTCGAGCGCGCCCTCGCCGCGGTCGCCGACGAGCCCGACGGTTTCGTCGTCGGCGGGTTCTCCATGGGGTCGTCGGACGCGGTGTACGTCGCCACGAAGCGCGCTGTCAGCGGCGTGCTGCAGTTCTCGGGGCTCAACCCGCTCGGGTGGTTCGGCGAGGGGGCCGCGTGGCCGGCCGGGGTCGACTCGCAGAGCCACCAGATGGAGGAGGACCCGTTCCGCGATCCGGTCGAGCAGCAGGCCATGGACGATGTGACGGCGGCCGGCGGCATCCTCGAGCTCTTTTTCTACCCGGGGTCGGGACACCTGTTCACCGACCCGACGCTGCCCGAGGAATACGACGCCGGGGCGACCGAGCTGCTGTGGTCGCGGGTGCTGCCGTTCGTCGACGGTCGTTGA
- a CDS encoding winged helix-turn-helix domain-containing protein, with product MPTTTSSQLSAAQARRIALAAQGFGRARSSADGTVAATGIRQLGSLIDRLGLLQLDSVNVFERSHYLPVFARLGHYDKADLDRLTFGKKSRYTEYWAHEAAIIPMANRPLFQWRMDARRARQSADPDGWVQNNQPMLDWLRAELAEKGPLAASEIEHDANKSRGSWWGWSDVKYGLEYLFGWGEVVSDGRVRFERSYALAEQRVPAEVLATTVSETDAVRALIADGARALGVGTLADIGDYYRIKQGPARAAAADLVDSGELVPVAVEGWKQQAYLHRDARMPRRIDAGALLSPFDPVVWARPRAERLFDFHYRIEIYTPAEKRVFGYYSLPVLLDDRIVGRVDLKNDRQNRVLRVQSSWREEWAPPGIEQRIVPLLQAARDWQGLDAIEVVDRGNLARELAGAVALAG from the coding sequence GTGCCCACCACAACGTCGTCCCAGCTGTCCGCGGCCCAGGCCCGCCGTATCGCGCTGGCAGCGCAGGGCTTCGGCCGTGCGCGCTCCTCCGCCGACGGCACCGTCGCCGCCACCGGCATCCGGCAGCTCGGTTCTCTCATCGACCGTCTCGGCCTGCTGCAGCTCGACTCGGTCAACGTGTTCGAGCGCAGCCACTACCTGCCGGTCTTCGCGCGCCTGGGGCACTACGACAAGGCCGATCTCGACCGGCTGACGTTCGGCAAGAAATCGCGCTACACCGAGTACTGGGCGCACGAGGCGGCGATCATCCCGATGGCGAACCGGCCGCTGTTCCAGTGGCGCATGGACGCGCGGCGTGCGCGCCAGTCCGCAGACCCCGACGGCTGGGTGCAGAACAACCAGCCCATGCTCGACTGGCTGCGCGCCGAACTGGCCGAGAAGGGCCCGCTCGCCGCGAGCGAGATCGAGCACGACGCGAACAAGAGCCGCGGTTCGTGGTGGGGCTGGTCCGACGTGAAGTACGGGCTCGAGTACCTCTTCGGTTGGGGCGAAGTCGTGAGCGACGGACGCGTGCGGTTCGAACGCAGCTACGCCCTGGCCGAGCAGCGCGTGCCGGCCGAGGTGCTCGCGACCACCGTCTCCGAGACCGATGCGGTGCGCGCCCTCATCGCGGACGGCGCCCGCGCGCTCGGCGTCGGCACACTCGCCGACATCGGCGACTACTACCGGATCAAACAGGGGCCGGCCCGCGCGGCCGCCGCCGACCTCGTGGACAGCGGCGAGCTCGTCCCGGTCGCGGTGGAGGGCTGGAAACAGCAGGCCTACCTGCACAGAGACGCCCGGATGCCGCGGCGAATCGATGCGGGAGCACTCCTGTCGCCCTTCGACCCCGTGGTCTGGGCGCGTCCGCGGGCCGAGCGGCTGTTCGACTTCCACTACCGCATCGAGATCTACACGCCCGCGGAGAAGCGGGTGTTCGGGTACTACAGCCTGCCCGTGCTCCTCGACGACCGCATCGTCGGACGGGTCGACCTCAAGAACGACCGGCAGAACCGGGTGCTGCGGGTGCAGTCGTCCTGGCGCGAAGAATGGGCCCCGCCCGGAATCGAGCAGCGCATCGTGCCGCTGCTGCAGGCCGCCCGCGACTGGCAGGGCCTCGACGCGATCGAGGTGGTCGATCGCGGAAACCTGGCGCGGGAGCTCGCCGGCGCGGTCGCCCTCGCGGGCTGA
- a CDS encoding ABC transporter substrate-binding protein — translation MFRKRHLAGVAIFAAAAITLSACASDTATPAATDVDATTATSAEDFGGLDALIEAAQAEGELNVIALPDNWANYGEIKALFEEKYDIIVNSADPDISSAEEIAAADNLKGQDTAPDVFDLGTAVTLASTDYFAPYQVANWDEIPDANKESTGLYVNDYTGSMSIGYNSNDVPKPESLDDLLGDDYKGAVALNGDPTQAGAAFAAVGLATVQQGGSLDDFQDGIDFFEQLNDAGNFIPVNATPATIASGETKVVFDWSYNNLAQASVVDGWEVTTLPGAVYTSFYNQAISKDAPHPAAARLWQEFLYSAEAQNLFIVGGAYPVTIDAMNEAGTTDEDAIAVIGNLDGDIVTPTEEQSAAASALLAEKWAAAIG, via the coding sequence TTGTTCAGAAAGCGTCACCTCGCCGGCGTTGCGATCTTCGCCGCCGCGGCAATCACCCTCAGCGCATGCGCTAGCGACACCGCCACCCCCGCAGCGACCGACGTCGATGCCACCACCGCCACCAGCGCCGAGGACTTCGGCGGACTCGACGCTCTCATCGAGGCCGCGCAGGCCGAGGGCGAGCTCAACGTCATCGCGCTCCCCGACAACTGGGCGAACTACGGCGAGATCAAGGCTCTCTTCGAAGAGAAGTACGACATCATCGTCAACTCCGCCGACCCCGACATCTCCAGCGCCGAGGAAATCGCCGCCGCCGACAACCTCAAGGGCCAGGACACCGCGCCCGACGTCTTCGACCTCGGCACCGCCGTCACCCTCGCGAGCACCGACTACTTCGCGCCGTACCAGGTCGCGAACTGGGACGAGATCCCCGACGCCAACAAGGAGTCGACCGGTCTCTACGTGAACGACTACACCGGTTCGATGTCGATCGGCTACAACTCGAACGACGTGCCGAAGCCCGAGTCGCTCGACGACCTCCTCGGTGACGACTACAAGGGCGCTGTCGCGCTCAACGGCGACCCGACGCAGGCCGGCGCGGCCTTCGCGGCCGTCGGTCTCGCCACCGTGCAGCAGGGCGGATCGCTCGACGACTTCCAGGACGGCATCGACTTCTTCGAGCAGCTGAACGACGCGGGCAACTTCATCCCCGTCAACGCGACGCCCGCCACGATCGCCTCCGGCGAGACCAAGGTCGTCTTCGACTGGAGCTACAACAACCTCGCGCAGGCGTCCGTCGTCGACGGCTGGGAAGTCACCACGCTCCCGGGCGCCGTCTACACGAGCTTCTACAACCAGGCAATCAGCAAGGACGCACCGCACCCCGCGGCCGCCCGCCTCTGGCAGGAGTTCCTCTACAGCGCCGAGGCCCAGAACCTCTTCATCGTCGGTGGCGCGTACCCCGTCACGATCGACGCCATGAACGAGGCCGGCACCACCGACGAGGACGCCATCGCCGTGATCGGCAACCTCGACGGCGACATCGTCACCCCGACCGAGGAGCAGTCCGCCGCGGCATCCGCTCTTCTCGCAGAAAAGTGGGCTGCGGCCATCGGCTAG
- a CDS encoding ABC transporter permease, translating to MTVANAPVLVPGAAESAPQHPATGPASSPRRRALSGLAKYLGLTPFAVYVVLFLAIPTVLAVTTGFFTEDGAFTLSNIAGLFDAQVLNTFAASFWVSAVTAVIGAVVGAVVCYALLGTRADGALRSLIDSASSVLAQFGGVMLAFAFIAAIGTQSLLTLWLSDTFGINIYENGPWLYQPAGLLVVYTYFQVPLMIITFLPALEGLKAQWAEANSTLGGTRFTYWTRIAFPVLAPSFFGSLLLLFANAFSSYATAAALVSQGSPIVPLQIRAALVSETVLGRENMAGALALGMVVVMVIVMWGYSVLQSRTSRWQK from the coding sequence ATGACTGTCGCAAACGCGCCAGTCCTCGTACCGGGTGCTGCGGAGTCCGCTCCGCAGCACCCGGCCACCGGACCGGCCAGCTCTCCCCGGCGCCGAGCCCTCAGCGGGCTGGCCAAGTATCTGGGGCTCACGCCCTTCGCGGTCTACGTGGTGCTGTTCCTCGCCATCCCGACCGTGCTCGCCGTCACCACCGGTTTCTTCACCGAGGACGGCGCCTTCACCCTCTCCAACATCGCCGGACTCTTCGACGCGCAGGTGCTGAACACCTTCGCCGCGTCGTTCTGGGTCTCCGCGGTCACCGCCGTCATCGGCGCGGTCGTCGGAGCCGTCGTCTGCTACGCGCTGCTCGGTACGCGCGCCGACGGTGCCCTGCGCTCGCTCATCGACTCGGCCTCGAGCGTCCTCGCCCAGTTCGGCGGTGTCATGCTGGCCTTCGCGTTCATCGCGGCCATCGGCACCCAGAGCCTGCTCACGCTGTGGCTCAGCGACACCTTCGGCATCAACATCTACGAGAACGGCCCGTGGCTGTACCAGCCCGCCGGCCTGCTCGTCGTCTACACCTACTTCCAAGTGCCGCTGATGATCATCACGTTCCTGCCCGCCCTCGAGGGGCTCAAGGCACAGTGGGCCGAGGCCAACTCCACGCTGGGCGGCACACGCTTCACCTACTGGACCCGCATCGCCTTCCCGGTGCTCGCGCCCTCCTTCTTCGGCAGCCTGCTGCTGCTCTTCGCCAACGCCTTCTCGTCGTACGCGACGGCCGCGGCGCTGGTCAGCCAGGGCTCGCCGATCGTGCCGCTGCAGATCCGCGCGGCGCTCGTCAGCGAGACCGTGCTCGGCCGGGAGAACATGGCCGGCGCGCTCGCGCTCGGCATGGTCGTGGTGATGGTCATCGTGATGTGGGGCTATTCCGTGCTGCAGTCGCGCACGTCGAGGTGGCAGAAATGA
- a CDS encoding ABC transporter permease, whose translation MTKNAVRLGTEPNPVVRWIILGVVGLVFAFPIIAMVEFTFRDGLSGGHTLDHWTGLFSEDAARTYRNLFTAIGNSLLLAVVTVGIVLVVLLPTMILVHLQFPRLRRVLEFICIIPITVPAIVLVVGLAPVYSVVVSVLGGSIWTLAFAYGITVLPYAYRAIQSNLDAVDVITLSEAGRTLSAGWGRVLWFVLLPNLKRGVLAASFISIAVVLGEFTIASLLNRVNLQTALLQVSSSDPYVAIIFALLALLFAFVLLLSIGRIGRARRSGSES comes from the coding sequence ATGACAAAAAACGCCGTACGTCTCGGCACCGAGCCGAACCCCGTCGTCCGCTGGATCATCCTCGGCGTCGTCGGCCTCGTCTTCGCCTTCCCGATCATCGCGATGGTCGAGTTCACCTTCCGCGACGGGCTCTCGGGCGGGCACACGCTCGACCACTGGACCGGCCTGTTCAGCGAGGACGCCGCCCGCACCTACCGCAACCTGTTCACCGCCATCGGCAACTCGCTGCTGCTCGCTGTCGTCACGGTGGGCATCGTGCTCGTCGTGCTGCTGCCCACGATGATCCTCGTGCACCTGCAGTTCCCGCGGCTGCGTCGTGTGCTCGAGTTCATCTGCATCATCCCGATCACCGTTCCCGCGATCGTGCTCGTCGTCGGACTCGCGCCGGTCTACTCGGTCGTCGTCAGCGTGCTGGGCGGCTCGATCTGGACCCTGGCCTTCGCCTACGGGATCACCGTGCTGCCGTACGCGTACCGCGCCATCCAGTCCAACCTCGACGCGGTCGACGTGATCACGCTGAGCGAGGCCGGGCGTACGCTGTCGGCGGGCTGGGGCAGGGTGCTCTGGTTCGTGCTGCTTCCCAACCTGAAGAGGGGTGTGCTCGCGGCATCCTTCATCTCGATCGCCGTGGTGCTCGGGGAATTCACGATCGCCAGCCTGCTCAACCGGGTGAACCTGCAGACGGCCCTGTTGCAGGTCAGCTCGTCCGACCCGTACGTCGCGATCATCTTCGCGCTGCTCGCCCTGCTGTTCGCGTTCGTCCTCCTGCTCTCCATCGGCCGCATCGGCCGTGCCCGTCGCTCCGGAAGTGAATCATGA
- a CDS encoding ABC transporter ATP-binding protein produces MTLTAPTRTMTAEPGSGATVALRNVVKTYGSMQALSGIDLELAPGEFIALLGPSGCGKTTALRALSGLETIDSGSILIDGVDVAATPTNKRDIGMVFQSYSLFPHMTVLENVEFGLRMRKVAKADRRERATEALEMVGLGAHGERFAHQLSGGQQQRVALARALVTRPRVLLLDEPLSALDAKVRVQLREEIRRITRDLGITTVFVTHDQEEALAVADRVAVMRAGRIEQIGTPEELYATPANPFVADFVGLTSRVPGEVVDGAVVVHGVRLPLLGEHQENGPVLTYIRPEDVALAAKDDPGAIPVTVVSTSFLGSLRRTHFLLPDESLIAAQHAVDEHPVVGAPAFVRLKQSAVAASPRS; encoded by the coding sequence ATGACCCTCACCGCACCCACCCGCACCATGACCGCCGAGCCCGGCAGCGGCGCCACCGTCGCTCTGCGGAACGTCGTGAAGACGTACGGCAGCATGCAGGCGCTCTCGGGCATCGACCTCGAGCTGGCGCCCGGCGAGTTCATCGCCCTGCTCGGCCCCTCGGGCTGCGGCAAGACCACCGCCCTGCGCGCTCTCTCCGGCCTCGAGACCATCGACTCCGGCAGCATCCTCATCGACGGCGTCGACGTTGCGGCGACCCCGACGAACAAGCGCGACATCGGCATGGTCTTCCAGTCCTACTCGCTGTTCCCGCACATGACCGTGCTCGAGAACGTCGAGTTCGGTCTGCGGATGCGCAAGGTCGCCAAGGCGGACCGCCGCGAGCGCGCTACGGAGGCCCTGGAGATGGTCGGCCTCGGCGCGCACGGCGAGCGGTTCGCGCACCAGCTCTCCGGCGGACAGCAGCAGCGCGTCGCCTTGGCCCGCGCTCTCGTCACCCGCCCCCGCGTGCTGCTGCTGGACGAACCTCTCAGCGCCCTCGACGCCAAGGTGCGCGTGCAGCTGCGCGAGGAGATCCGCCGCATCACGCGCGACCTCGGCATCACCACGGTCTTCGTCACCCACGACCAGGAGGAGGCCCTCGCGGTCGCCGACCGGGTCGCGGTCATGCGCGCCGGCCGCATCGAGCAGATCGGCACGCCCGAGGAGCTCTACGCCACCCCGGCCAACCCGTTCGTCGCCGACTTCGTGGGCCTCACCAGCCGGGTCCCCGGCGAGGTGGTGGATGGCGCGGTCGTGGTGCACGGCGTCCGGCTGCCGCTCCTCGGCGAGCACCAGGAGAACGGTCCCGTGCTGACGTACATCCGCCCCGAAGACGTCGCGCTCGCCGCGAAAGACGATCCCGGCGCCATCCCCGTCACCGTCGTCTCCACGAGCTTCCTCGGGTCGCTGCGACGCACGCATTTCCTGCTTCCCGACGAGTCGCTCATCGCCGCCCAGCACGCGGTCGACGAGCACCCGGTTGTCGGGGCACCCGCTTTTGTGCGCCTGAAGCAGTCGGCGGTCGCGGCAAGTCCTCGCTCCTGA
- a CDS encoding AI-2E family transporter, whose translation MLFRARRAPESINPKPKAVATRDVVSDTLPDGMKIAGAWAWRLLAIVGVLVVFGLLVIQLRDIVIPLMIAVLIAALLVPVVQFLVRHRWPKALAVAVALLGAIVIVAGLIYLIVWQIRQGADDIQNRSITAYETFQKWLNTTFGIDSAQLNDYIEQAWTAIQDDSAALWSGALTVGTTAGHFLVGALLVLFATLFILIDGKGIWNWIVRLFPRKARAAVDGSGHAGWITLTTFVKVQIFVAFIDAVGIGLGAFILGLPFGGFPLVIPITIAVFLGSFIPVVGAVVTGTIAIFVALVYLGPIQALIMLGIVLLVQQVEGHILQPLVMGAAVKVHPLAVVFAVAAGSGVAGIIGALFAVPLVATLNVMVTYIASGKWRETTRPQLKEALKQ comes from the coding sequence ATGCTGTTCCGCGCGCGCCGAGCCCCCGAGTCGATCAACCCGAAACCGAAGGCCGTCGCCACGCGCGACGTGGTCTCCGACACCCTGCCCGACGGCATGAAGATCGCCGGGGCGTGGGCGTGGCGCCTGCTCGCCATCGTCGGAGTGCTCGTGGTCTTCGGGCTGCTGGTCATCCAGCTGCGCGACATCGTGATCCCGCTGATGATCGCGGTTCTGATCGCGGCCCTCCTCGTGCCCGTGGTGCAGTTCCTCGTGCGGCACCGCTGGCCGAAGGCGCTCGCCGTCGCGGTCGCCCTGCTCGGCGCGATCGTCATCGTCGCGGGGCTGATCTACCTGATCGTCTGGCAGATCCGACAGGGCGCCGACGACATCCAGAACCGCTCGATCACCGCCTACGAAACGTTCCAGAAGTGGCTCAACACCACCTTCGGCATCGACTCGGCCCAGCTCAACGACTACATCGAGCAGGCGTGGACGGCCATCCAGGACGACAGCGCCGCGCTCTGGTCGGGCGCCCTCACCGTGGGTACGACCGCGGGCCACTTCCTCGTCGGCGCGCTACTCGTGCTGTTCGCCACGCTCTTCATCCTCATCGACGGCAAGGGCATCTGGAACTGGATCGTGCGCCTCTTCCCGCGCAAGGCACGCGCCGCCGTCGACGGCTCGGGCCACGCCGGCTGGATCACCCTCACCACCTTCGTCAAGGTGCAGATCTTCGTGGCCTTCATCGACGCGGTGGGCATCGGCCTCGGCGCGTTCATCCTCGGGCTCCCGTTCGGCGGCTTCCCCCTCGTCATCCCGATCACCATCGCGGTCTTCCTCGGTTCGTTCATCCCGGTGGTCGGCGCCGTCGTCACGGGCACCATCGCGATCTTCGTCGCGCTGGTCTACCTCGGCCCGATCCAGGCGCTGATCATGCTCGGCATCGTGCTGCTCGTGCAGCAGGTCGAGGGCCACATCCTGCAGCCGCTCGTGATGGGCGCCGCGGTCAAGGTGCACCCCCTCGCCGTCGTCTTCGCGGTTGCTGCGGGTTCGGGCGTCGCGGGCATTATCGGGGCCCTGTTCGCAGTACCGTTAGTAGCAACGCTCAACGTCATGGTGACCTATATTGCGAGCGGAAAGTGGCGTGAAACCACACGTCCCCAGCTGAAAGAAGCACTCAAGCAATGA
- the ilvA gene encoding threonine ammonia-lyase: MTETSLVGPTLADFEGARTIVSRAADVTPMETARFMSEILGSPVFLKCENLQRTGSYKIRGAYNRLAGLSPEEKARGVVAASAGNHAQGVAFAARELGIKATIFMPVGVPQPKLAATRGYGADVVLRGTTVEEPLRAAAEFAEKTGAVLIPPFDHIDVVTGQGTVALEILDQVNDVDTVLVPIGGGGLISGVASVMKQRAALEGRTVRIIGVQASNAAPYPLSLQNGYITEIKTLPTIADGINVARPGVLNFAMIRELVDEVITVDDDLIARAMLLLLERGKLVVEPAGAVGIAAILSGQVKDVGRTVVILSGGNIDPMMMERVISHGLAASERYLKLRIPLPDRPGQLARIAALVAEANANVVEVLHTRHNEGMQFSQVELELHIETRGPEHAQEVLNRLRDEGYEPRVDF; this comes from the coding sequence ATGACTGAAACCTCCCTCGTTGGCCCCACACTGGCCGATTTCGAGGGAGCGCGAACCATCGTTTCCCGTGCGGCCGATGTCACACCCATGGAAACGGCGCGCTTCATGTCGGAGATCCTGGGATCCCCGGTATTCCTCAAGTGTGAGAACCTGCAGCGCACCGGGTCGTACAAGATCCGGGGCGCGTACAACCGTCTCGCCGGGCTGAGCCCCGAGGAGAAGGCGCGCGGCGTCGTCGCCGCGTCCGCGGGCAACCACGCGCAGGGCGTCGCCTTCGCGGCCCGTGAGCTGGGCATCAAGGCCACCATCTTTATGCCGGTCGGCGTCCCCCAGCCGAAGCTCGCCGCGACCCGCGGCTACGGTGCCGACGTCGTGCTGCGCGGCACCACGGTGGAGGAACCCCTGCGCGCCGCCGCCGAGTTCGCCGAGAAGACCGGCGCGGTACTCATCCCTCCGTTCGACCACATCGACGTCGTCACCGGACAGGGCACCGTCGCCCTCGAGATCCTCGACCAGGTGAACGACGTCGACACCGTGCTCGTGCCGATCGGCGGCGGCGGCCTCATCTCGGGCGTCGCGAGCGTGATGAAGCAGCGCGCCGCGCTCGAGGGCCGCACCGTGCGCATCATCGGCGTGCAGGCGTCCAACGCCGCGCCGTATCCGCTGTCGCTGCAGAACGGGTACATCACCGAGATCAAGACGCTGCCGACCATCGCCGACGGCATCAACGTGGCGAGGCCCGGCGTGCTCAACTTCGCCATGATCCGCGAACTGGTCGACGAGGTCATCACCGTCGACGACGACCTCATCGCCCGCGCGATGCTGCTGCTGCTCGAGCGCGGCAAACTGGTGGTCGAGCCCGCGGGCGCCGTCGGCATCGCCGCGATCCTGTCGGGCCAGGTGAAGGATGTCGGCAGGACCGTCGTCATTCTCAGCGGCGGCAACATCGACCCGATGATGATGGAACGTGTCATCAGCCACGGCCTCGCCGCGTCGGAACGCTACCTCAAACTGCGCATCCCGCTGCCGGACCGTCCCGGCCAGCTCGCGCGGATCGCGGCGCTCGTCGCCGAGGCGAACGCGAACGTCGTCGAGGTGCTGCACACGCGGCACAACGAGGGCATGCAGTTCAGCCAGGTCGAGCTCGAACTGCACATCGAGACGCGTGGGCCGGAGCACGCGCAAGAGGTGCTCAACCGGCTGCGCGACGAGGGCTACGAGCCGCGGGTGGACTTCTAA